The Deinococcus arcticus genome has a segment encoding these proteins:
- the hisIE gene encoding bifunctional phosphoribosyl-AMP cyclohydrolase/phosphoribosyl-ATP diphosphatase HisIE, which translates to MTTDLPGTLKFDPHTGLLPVVTQDARTGAVLMQAWADRAAVVRTLATREATYYSRSRRAQWIKGQSSGHTQRVLSVQTDCDGDSLLYRVAQTGPACHTGAYSCYHQPLLEGPDPGTGLDGTLERVYATIADRLATLPEHSYVARLHAGGLDRVLKKISEEAGEVLLAAKNGDQAELATEAADLLFHLLFALAEVGVGTAEVAAVLQAREGKTGLKGPKEVG; encoded by the coding sequence ATGACGACTGACCTGCCCGGCACCCTGAAATTTGACCCCCACACCGGTCTGCTGCCGGTGGTCACCCAGGACGCCCGCACCGGCGCTGTGCTGATGCAGGCGTGGGCCGACCGCGCGGCGGTGGTGCGCACCCTGGCCACCCGCGAGGCCACCTATTACTCGCGCAGCCGCCGGGCGCAGTGGATCAAGGGGCAGAGCAGCGGCCACACCCAGCGCGTGCTGAGCGTGCAGACCGACTGCGACGGCGACAGCCTGCTGTACCGGGTGGCGCAGACTGGCCCCGCCTGTCACACCGGGGCGTACAGCTGCTACCACCAGCCGCTGCTGGAGGGCCCCGACCCCGGCACCGGCCTGGACGGCACACTGGAGCGCGTGTACGCCACCATTGCCGATCGGCTGGCCACCCTGCCCGAACACAGTTACGTGGCCCGGCTGCACGCGGGCGGCCTGGACCGGGTGCTGAAAAAAATCAGTGAGGAAGCGGGCGAGGTGCTGCTGGCGGCCAAGAACGGGGATCAGGCCGAACTGGCCACCGAGGCGGCCGATCTGCTGTTTCACCTGCTGTTCGCCCTGGCCGAGGTGGGTGTGGGAACGGCCGAGGTGGCGGCGGTGCTGCAGGCCCGCGAGGGCAAAACCGGCCTGAAAGGGCCCAAAGAGGTGGGCTGA
- a CDS encoding DUF4394 domain-containing protein, producing MKQTALLALMSSLLLAACNPVTPPAAPAGQLAYGLTTGGQLVSFGLDNANASLSTMNVTGLGSGETLVDLDVRNTDNMLYALSSAGNIYRLSMAGAATRDGAALGEAAVAMDFNPVANRLRVVGTADRNFRVTLNSAPVPGTSPAGTVTNDGTYAYALSTPNPNLVAAAYTNSFNNSASGAVNPNTTTELFTIDADTDALVLHSNNPTGPAGNFSLLTSRGALGVDAMPGMTGFDITGTSSAYLSTSTGGTTSFYTVNLGTGAATLKTTLSGVSLKSFALALTPQ from the coding sequence ATGAAACAGACTGCGCTGCTTGCCCTGATGTCTTCGCTTCTTCTGGCCGCCTGCAATCCGGTCACCCCACCCGCCGCCCCTGCCGGCCAGCTGGCGTACGGCCTGACCACCGGGGGCCAGCTGGTGTCATTCGGCCTGGACAACGCGAACGCCAGCCTGAGCACCATGAATGTGACGGGTCTGGGCAGCGGCGAGACGCTGGTGGACCTGGACGTGCGCAACACCGACAACATGCTCTACGCCCTGTCCAGCGCCGGGAACATCTACCGCCTGAGCATGGCTGGCGCTGCCACCCGCGACGGCGCGGCCCTGGGCGAGGCCGCCGTGGCCATGGACTTCAACCCGGTGGCCAACCGCCTGCGCGTGGTGGGCACAGCGGACCGCAACTTCCGCGTGACCCTGAACAGTGCGCCGGTCCCGGGCACCTCGCCGGCGGGCACCGTGACCAACGACGGCACCTATGCCTACGCGCTGAGCACCCCCAACCCCAATCTGGTGGCGGCTGCCTACACCAATTCTTTTAACAACAGTGCCAGCGGCGCGGTGAACCCAAACACCACCACGGAGCTGTTCACCATTGACGCCGATACCGACGCGCTGGTGCTGCACAGCAACAACCCCACTGGCCCGGCCGGCAACTTCAGCCTGCTGACCTCGCGCGGCGCCCTGGGCGTGGACGCCATGCCCGGCATGACCGGCTTTGACATTACCGGAACCAGCAGCGCCTACCTGAGCACCAGCACAGGCGGCACCACCTCGTTTTACACCGTCAACCTGGGCACCGGCGCCGCCACCCTGAAAACCACCCTCAGTGGCGTGAGCCTGAAGAGCTTTGCCCTGGCCCTGACGCCGCAGTAA
- a CDS encoding phosphodiesterase yields MFIAQLSDPHVDTAQPHKAGALRRAVAFLLSLPRTPDAVLITGDCTEHGHPQEYEEFQAALAPLTMPVYVVPGNHDRRDELLARFAPPGQSLDGFLQYVVEDWPLRLIGLDTHWPGQGAGQLCPARLAWLDRVLAQAPSRPTLLFMHHPPTATGLRVLDEIGLQGRAELCEVVQRHPQVVRVLAGHVHMPLTASFAHTTVMTCPGTDATFQPDWAQTEQLVIQYQPPLALLHRWDERSGLLSFTAALDAAPWVTLHDGQRWAG; encoded by the coding sequence ATGTTCATCGCCCAGCTCAGTGATCCGCATGTAGACACCGCCCAGCCGCACAAGGCCGGGGCGCTGCGCCGCGCCGTGGCCTTTCTCCTCTCTCTGCCCCGCACCCCCGACGCCGTGCTGATCACGGGTGACTGCACCGAACACGGCCACCCGCAGGAATACGAAGAATTCCAGGCTGCCCTGGCGCCGCTGACCATGCCGGTGTACGTGGTGCCGGGCAACCATGACCGCCGCGACGAGCTGCTGGCGCGCTTTGCCCCGCCCGGCCAGAGCCTGGACGGCTTTCTGCAGTACGTGGTGGAGGACTGGCCGCTGCGCCTGATTGGCCTGGACACCCACTGGCCGGGGCAGGGGGCCGGGCAGCTGTGCCCGGCGCGGCTGGCGTGGCTGGACCGGGTGCTGGCCCAGGCTCCCAGTCGCCCCACGCTGCTGTTCATGCACCACCCGCCCACAGCAACAGGCCTGCGTGTGCTGGACGAGATTGGGCTGCAGGGGCGCGCCGAGCTGTGCGAGGTGGTGCAGCGCCACCCCCAGGTGGTGCGGGTGCTGGCCGGCCACGTGCACATGCCGCTGACCGCCAGTTTCGCCCACACCACGGTCATGACCTGCCCCGGCACCGACGCCACCTTTCAGCCCGACTGGGCGCAGACCGAGCAGCTGGTGATCCAGTACCAGCCGCCGCTGGCGCTGCTGCACCGCTGGGACGAGCGCAGCGGTCTGCTGAGCTTCACGGCCGCGCTGGACGCCGCGCCCTGGGTCACCCTGCACGACGGCCAGCGGTGGGCGGGCTGA
- a CDS encoding 5-formyltetrahydrofolate cyclo-ligase encodes MTPAPHAPKAEWRAWAREVRAGLPDGSAAVTAHLQAFLQARGARRVLAYRALAGEADVSGLAANFELLTTRARFRPAPHLTLHPWHTATEPSRFGALQPPAGAPQVPLATVDAVLLPALAYDVRGVRLGYGGGFYDRLLPGFAGLTVGVTAGALLVPALPTDPHDCPVAWLATETGVQAAQRPGI; translated from the coding sequence CTGACCCCAGCCCCCCACGCCCCCAAGGCCGAGTGGCGGGCCTGGGCACGCGAGGTCCGCGCCGGGCTGCCGGACGGGTCGGCCGCCGTCACGGCGCACCTGCAGGCCTTTTTGCAGGCCCGCGGCGCCCGGCGGGTGCTGGCCTACCGCGCCCTGGCCGGCGAAGCGGACGTGTCCGGGCTGGCCGCGAACTTCGAGCTGCTGACCACCCGCGCCCGCTTCCGGCCGGCGCCGCACCTGACGCTGCACCCCTGGCACACCGCCACCGAGCCCAGCCGGTTTGGCGCCCTGCAACCGCCGGCCGGCGCGCCGCAGGTGCCGCTGGCCACGGTGGACGCCGTGCTGCTGCCGGCCCTGGCCTACGACGTGCGGGGCGTGCGCCTGGGGTACGGCGGCGGCTTCTATGACCGCCTGCTGCCGGGCTTCGCGGGCCTGACGGTGGGTGTCACTGCGGGCGCGCTGCTGGTGCCCGCGCTGCCCACCGACCCCCATGACTGCCCGGTGGCGTGGCTGGCCACAGAAACCGGCGTGCAGGCCGCCCAGAGGCCCGGCATATGA